From one Rubrobacter xylanophilus genomic stretch:
- a CDS encoding heavy metal-binding domain-containing protein — MISGARQGDVSGLRRLFAAAMARDLRAFVVPGAEVARARGLDPEAVGLRITAAPRHANVLVIVGELPEGLRKAAAVTYAQMMRPRAVLAVGAEELFPLPEADVSAELSQAGLEEGVARLRRAFSRGAFAPETADFEPETLHTKTEYTCPMHPEVVQDEPGTCPKCGMDLVPREAQQEQDGGHEDHDHGEEDHHGHEEHEEGSPEEHDDGSENGDHEGRSHEEMDHGDHGGHEGMDHGDMDFMSMVEMTKDLPRSSDGLQMEWVETPFGPLFPGLPAGLSLTLTLDGDTVAEVQAASAVEGWVSTGDLAGPAASFPDRLAGLAPLSPVAYRVLALRAVENAAGAVPDERTTLARVGAMERERAASHLNWLASFAHLLGYSWLEERARELQIALLRAAGPEDVARLAGEAKKLVRRVERTPLLRRRLGGIGTLPADAEASGPVARAGGSAADVRTNEKTYRELGFETVVLDGNDALSRLRVRLTEVGQSLELAGTVSSVDIPDPVIEDSRSGTGAATVETPRGPATLRATLEDGEVVGVELDTPSTRLIPLVHHVVQQQELADALVGVASLDISPWEVIQ, encoded by the coding sequence CCGGCGCTCGACAGGGGGACGTCTCCGGACTGCGGCGGCTCTTCGCGGCGGCGATGGCGCGGGATCTGAGGGCCTTCGTCGTCCCGGGCGCCGAGGTCGCGCGCGCCCGCGGCCTCGACCCCGAGGCTGTGGGGCTCAGGATCACCGCCGCGCCCCGCCACGCGAACGTCCTGGTCATCGTCGGAGAGCTCCCGGAGGGGTTGAGGAAGGCTGCGGCGGTAACCTACGCCCAGATGATGCGCCCGCGGGCGGTGCTCGCCGTGGGAGCGGAAGAGCTCTTCCCCCTCCCGGAGGCGGACGTCTCCGCCGAGCTCTCACAGGCGGGGCTGGAGGAGGGCGTCGCCCGTCTCCGCCGGGCCTTCAGCCGGGGAGCCTTCGCCCCCGAGACGGCGGACTTCGAGCCCGAAACGCTGCACACGAAGACCGAATACACCTGCCCCATGCATCCCGAGGTCGTCCAGGACGAGCCGGGCACCTGCCCCAAGTGCGGCATGGATCTCGTACCCCGCGAAGCCCAGCAGGAACAGGACGGAGGACACGAGGATCACGACCACGGGGAGGAAGACCACCACGGCCACGAGGAGCACGAGGAAGGTTCTCCGGAAGAGCACGACGACGGCTCGGAGAACGGAGACCACGAGGGCCGCAGTCACGAAGAGATGGATCACGGAGATCACGGCGGCCACGAAGGGATGGACCATGGCGACATGGACTTCATGTCCATGGTCGAGATGACCAAGGACCTGCCGCGCAGCAGCGACGGGCTGCAGATGGAGTGGGTTGAGACGCCGTTCGGACCGCTCTTTCCGGGGCTGCCCGCGGGTCTCTCCCTGACGCTCACTCTCGACGGAGACACGGTCGCGGAGGTGCAGGCGGCATCCGCCGTCGAGGGATGGGTCTCGACGGGAGATCTGGCCGGACCCGCCGCTTCCTTCCCCGACCGGCTCGCCGGGCTCGCCCCGCTCTCGCCGGTAGCGTACCGCGTGCTCGCCCTGCGGGCCGTGGAGAACGCGGCCGGCGCCGTCCCCGACGAGCGGACTACCCTCGCGCGGGTGGGCGCCATGGAGCGGGAGCGCGCGGCGAGTCACCTTAACTGGCTGGCGAGCTTCGCCCACCTGCTCGGCTACTCCTGGCTGGAGGAGCGGGCCAGGGAGCTGCAGATCGCGCTGCTGCGGGCGGCCGGCCCCGAAGACGTCGCGCGGCTCGCGGGCGAGGCCAAGAAGCTGGTGCGCAGGGTGGAGCGGACCCCGCTGCTCCGTCGAAGGTTGGGTGGGATCGGGACCTTGCCCGCCGACGCGGAAGCCTCCGGGCCGGTGGCGAGGGCGGGCGGCTCAGCAGCCGACGTCCGCACGAACGAGAAAACGTATCGTGAGCTCGGTTTCGAGACGGTCGTCCTCGATGGGAACGACGCCCTCTCGCGGCTCCGGGTCCGGCTTACGGAGGTCGGGCAGAGCCTGGAGCTCGCCGGCACGGTCAGCTCTGTAGACATCCCCGATCCCGTAATCGAAGATAGCCGTTCGGGAACGGGCGCCGCGACGGTCGAGACGCCACGCGGTCCGGCAACGCTCCGGGCAACGCTCGAGGACGGCGAAGTTGTAGGCGTGGAGCTGGACACGCCTTCGACGCGGCTCATACCCCTGGTACATCACGTCGTACAGCAGCAGGAGCTGGCCGACGCGCTCGTGGGGGTCGCCTCACTCGACATCTCGCCCTGGGAGGTGATCCAATGA
- a CDS encoding complex I subunit 1 family protein has translation MTTLAVLLMLLAGAYLVAVLEGWATTGRLRVAGPALSAVALLGRESVVPRKPDRILFEVAPVLLLVSAVLAAAVLPFGPSLVAADMATGALFVNAALAYVMVALLMAGWGPDAAYAMVAGWRFLGQLVGYSMPIVMAIAAIAMRAESLRNTAVVESQAALPNALYQPVGFAVFFLAAMCLAFLPPFDLPTAGELAGGVEAEYAGARLAVMRLGRMVLVVTLSAAITVFYLGGWYGPFLPGWAWSAVKTLAVAAAMLAAGRYVPRIREANLLSWWWKLGIPLALANIFWVGVLLLVVK, from the coding sequence ATGACGACGCTCGCGGTGCTGCTGATGCTGCTCGCCGGGGCCTACCTCGTGGCCGTGCTCGAGGGCTGGGCGACGACCGGGCGCCTGCGGGTGGCCGGGCCGGCGCTCTCCGCCGTGGCGCTGCTCGGGCGGGAGTCCGTCGTACCGAGGAAACCGGATCGCATCCTCTTCGAGGTCGCTCCAGTGCTGCTGCTCGTCTCCGCGGTGCTCGCCGCCGCCGTGCTGCCCTTCGGGCCGTCCCTCGTCGCCGCCGACATGGCCACGGGCGCGCTCTTCGTCAACGCCGCCCTCGCCTACGTGATGGTCGCCCTCCTCATGGCCGGCTGGGGCCCGGACGCAGCCTACGCCATGGTCGCCGGCTGGCGTTTCCTGGGACAGCTCGTCGGCTACTCCATGCCCATCGTGATGGCCATAGCCGCCATCGCCATGCGCGCCGAATCGCTCAGGAACACCGCCGTCGTGGAGTCGCAGGCCGCCCTCCCCAACGCCCTCTACCAGCCCGTGGGCTTCGCGGTGTTCTTTTTGGCGGCGATGTGCCTGGCCTTCCTGCCGCCCTTCGACCTCCCCACCGCCGGCGAGCTCGCCGGCGGGGTCGAGGCCGAGTACGCCGGGGCGCGGCTGGCCGTGATGCGCCTGGGCCGCATGGTGCTCGTGGTTACGCTCTCGGCGGCGATCACGGTCTTCTACCTGGGCGGCTGGTACGGGCCGTTCCTCCCCGGCTGGGCCTGGAGCGCCGTGAAGACGCTCGCCGTGGCGGCGGCGATGCTGGCAGCGGGACGCTACGTGCCCCGGATCAGGGAGGCGAATCTCTTGTCCTGGTGGTGGAAGCTCGGCATCCCGCTCGCGCTCGCGAACATCTTCTGGGTGGGCGTGCTGCTCCTGGTGGTGAAGTGA
- a CDS encoding NADH-quinone oxidoreductase subunit J family protein, whose amino-acid sequence MGLQTLFTGFFGLAAIWFGVVVFRTSSMVRSALALLFSQAAIGAMFLAMQAEFLGVLQIMMMATEMSIMAIFMVMYMMDPGGLGEMDMSHQKKLAMAAGVLGALAAAGVVALADWGTVSAAAPPAAVQTERLGTEMLGRSMLVFETAGVTILTAMIAATAVAIERRRR is encoded by the coding sequence ATGGGCCTCCAGACGCTGTTCACCGGCTTCTTCGGCCTGGCCGCGATCTGGTTCGGGGTCGTGGTCTTCAGGACCTCCTCGATGGTGCGCTCGGCGCTCGCGCTGCTCTTCTCGCAGGCGGCCATCGGCGCAATGTTTCTGGCCATGCAGGCCGAGTTCCTCGGGGTGCTGCAGATCATGATGATGGCCACGGAGATGTCGATCATGGCGATCTTCATGGTCATGTACATGATGGACCCGGGCGGCCTCGGCGAGATGGACATGTCCCACCAGAAGAAGCTCGCGATGGCCGCCGGCGTCCTCGGCGCCCTCGCCGCCGCGGGCGTCGTCGCGCTGGCGGACTGGGGGACGGTGTCCGCCGCCGCGCCGCCGGCGGCGGTGCAGACGGAGAGGCTGGGCACCGAGATGCTCGGGCGCTCGATGCTCGTCTTCGAGACCGCCGGGGTGACGATACTCACCGCCATGATCGCCGCCACCGCCGTGGCGATAGAGAGGAGGCGCCGGTGA
- the nuoK gene encoding NADH-quinone oxidoreductase subunit NuoK, translated as MTTLVVALLTGAVLFGVGLYGALSQTNLVMIMMGVELMLGGALVNLVALWRFLHPEAYPGQMFVLIVMTVMALEMAVGFGVGTARFRSKGSVEMEEARDLKG; from the coding sequence GTGACGACGCTCGTGGTCGCGCTCCTCACGGGTGCCGTGCTCTTCGGCGTCGGGCTCTACGGCGCCCTGAGCCAGACGAACCTGGTCATGATCATGATGGGCGTCGAGCTGATGCTGGGCGGGGCGCTCGTGAACCTGGTCGCCCTCTGGCGCTTCCTGCACCCGGAGGCCTACCCCGGCCAGATGTTCGTCCTCATCGTGATGACCGTGATGGCCCTGGAGATGGCCGTCGGCTTCGGCGTGGGGACCGCACGCTTCCGCTCGAAGGGTTCGGTCGAGATGGAAGAGGCCCGGGACCTCAAGGGATGA
- a CDS encoding NADH-quinone oxidoreductase subunit L produces MTYVALTILGPLAAAAAILLLRRAPAALALLGAGIGTAGSLLTLLRVAGGARYEATLPGLPDLPLRLVAEPLTALLAAVVAAVGALVLVYAVGYMEGEEDRVRFFAQISFFVAAMQGLVLAGDWVLLLACWELIGLSSYLLIGFWFWRPGVGGAATRAFLYTRTADLGLYVAIFVLVSKTGTSEIPQTLQTGGTAALVAGLLLLVAAMGKSAQTPLQGWLQDAMVGPTPVSALLHSAALVAAGAILMIRTSPLLPPAVLLAVGLLGGATALTTGLIALAERDLKRLLAASTSAQYGLMLLAVGAGSPVAALVHLTAHAAMKSSLFLGSGVFQRSRGSTGFADLAGIGRARPRTFLGFAVAGLALAGVPPLSGFFTKDAILAAAFESPHALLLAPLALGGTLLTGVYVGRALGLLWRGEGVGEPVEGIRWMGAGLFALALLASSLGLAVSPLGRLLGEPVPKDTITTILGLAATLGGLALGWLVPAGRMLGPLRETAARGFRIAGGFDGLVASPALAAARAADALERGLYTAVVGAGGLGLAVAEAVRLGDERGIDGLIFTLVRGTRALGGRARELQSGLVHRELLVAVAGGGFILALLVAGVLTT; encoded by the coding sequence ATGACCTACGTAGCCCTCACAATCCTCGGTCCCCTCGCGGCAGCCGCGGCGATCCTGCTCCTGCGGCGCGCACCGGCGGCGCTGGCCCTGCTTGGGGCCGGGATCGGGACGGCGGGCTCCCTCCTCACGCTCCTCCGGGTGGCCGGGGGCGCCCGCTACGAGGCGACGCTCCCGGGCCTTCCGGACCTCCCCCTGCGGCTCGTCGCCGAACCTCTGACGGCGCTGCTCGCAGCGGTCGTGGCGGCGGTGGGCGCGCTGGTCCTCGTGTACGCGGTGGGCTACATGGAGGGTGAGGAGGACCGGGTGCGCTTCTTCGCGCAGATCTCGTTCTTCGTGGCGGCGATGCAGGGGCTCGTGCTGGCGGGCGACTGGGTGCTCCTGCTCGCCTGCTGGGAGCTGATCGGGCTGAGCAGCTACCTCCTGATCGGGTTCTGGTTCTGGCGTCCGGGTGTCGGAGGGGCGGCCACCCGCGCCTTCCTCTACACCCGCACCGCAGATCTCGGCCTCTACGTGGCGATCTTCGTCCTCGTCTCGAAGACCGGAACGAGCGAGATCCCCCAAACCCTCCAGACGGGCGGGACGGCGGCCCTCGTCGCCGGGCTCCTGCTCCTCGTCGCCGCGATGGGCAAGTCCGCCCAGACGCCGCTTCAGGGCTGGCTGCAGGACGCGATGGTCGGCCCCACCCCCGTCTCGGCGCTGCTGCACTCCGCGGCGCTCGTCGCCGCCGGGGCGATCCTCATGATCCGGACCTCCCCCCTGCTGCCGCCCGCCGTCCTCCTCGCCGTGGGCCTCCTCGGCGGCGCAACGGCGCTCACCACCGGCCTCATCGCCCTCGCCGAGCGCGACCTGAAGCGGCTGCTCGCGGCCTCGACCTCCGCCCAGTACGGGCTGATGCTGCTCGCGGTGGGCGCAGGGTCTCCCGTGGCCGCCCTCGTCCACCTCACCGCCCACGCCGCGATGAAGAGCTCTCTCTTCCTCGGCTCGGGTGTCTTCCAGCGCTCCCGCGGCTCCACGGGTTTTGCGGATCTCGCGGGCATCGGACGCGCCCGCCCGCGGACCTTCCTCGGCTTCGCCGTCGCGGGCCTGGCGCTCGCCGGTGTGCCGCCGCTTAGCGGGTTCTTCACGAAGGACGCGATCCTCGCCGCCGCCTTCGAGTCGCCCCACGCCCTCCTCCTCGCCCCCCTCGCCCTCGGCGGGACGCTGCTCACCGGTGTCTACGTGGGGCGAGCGCTCGGGCTCCTGTGGCGCGGCGAGGGGGTCGGGGAGCCCGTGGAGGGGATTCGATGGATGGGCGCGGGCCTCTTCGCCCTCGCCCTTCTCGCATCCTCCCTGGGTCTTGCGGTCTCCCCCCTCGGGAGGCTCCTCGGTGAACCGGTCCCGAAGGACACGATCACCACCATCCTGGGTCTCGCGGCGACGCTCGGCGGTCTGGCTTTGGGATGGCTCGTCCCGGCGGGCCGGATGCTCGGGCCGCTGCGCGAGACCGCAGCGAGGGGCTTCCGGATCGCCGGGGGCTTCGACGGGCTCGTCGCAAGTCCAGCGCTCGCGGCGGCGCGCGCCGCCGACGCCCTGGAACGCGGCCTCTACACCGCCGTGGTCGGCGCCGGAGGGCTCGGGCTCGCCGTGGCGGAAGCCGTCCGCCTCGGAGACGAACGCGGCATAGACGGGCTCATCTTCACCCTGGTGCGCGGCACCCGTGCGCTCGGTGGCCGGGCCCGGGAGCTGCAGTCGGGCCTCGTCCACCGGGAGCTGCTCGTCGCCGTGGCCGGCGGCGGCTTCATCCTCGCGTTGCTCGTGGCAGGCGTCCTGACAACGTAA
- a CDS encoding complex I subunit 4 family protein: MLPMVSVTLFLPLLGAALLVVLRDVPSRTAHAIGIVASGLTLAGAVWIWARGVAGEGFSQVEEVAWIPSIGVAYRVGVDGISLPLVLLTAILFFVALVFSARIEERARSYVALALLLETASIGVFVALDAILFYVFFEVTLVSMYFMIAGWGHEGRQRAALMFFLYTLLGSLPLLLAILGLYLGSDPNTFDMRALITDPPLSGLAATLALLAMLVTFAVKIPVFPLHTWLPAAHVEAPTAGSVILAGVMLKFGTYGLVRFALQMTPEAFRSLAVVVLAFGVFSALYGAFAALAQTDLKRLVAYTSVNHMGYVVVGVAVAAAAADPGARTLALDGAVLQMVSHGVVTGALFLLVGMIQDRAHTREMGELGGLLKVVPVLGWSFVLAAFASLGLPGLAHFPAEFQIFLGTLRVYPAAVVVVLGIVVTAGLYLKAIQSAFLGEAPERWRGMKDMDARERLAAAPLLALTVLIGVAPFVVLEVIHRTTQGL; encoded by the coding sequence TTGTTGCCCATGGTCTCCGTAACGCTGTTTCTGCCGCTCCTCGGGGCCGCCCTGCTCGTGGTGCTGAGGGACGTCCCGTCGCGGACGGCGCACGCCATCGGGATAGTCGCCTCCGGGCTCACGCTCGCCGGGGCGGTCTGGATCTGGGCACGCGGCGTGGCGGGAGAGGGCTTCTCGCAGGTCGAGGAGGTGGCCTGGATCCCCTCCATCGGGGTCGCCTACCGGGTGGGCGTGGACGGCATAAGCCTGCCGCTCGTCCTGCTGACGGCGATCCTCTTCTTCGTAGCGCTCGTCTTCTCGGCCCGAATAGAGGAGCGCGCCCGCTCCTACGTCGCCCTCGCCCTGCTCCTGGAGACCGCCTCCATCGGGGTCTTCGTGGCGCTGGACGCGATCCTCTTCTACGTCTTCTTCGAGGTGACGCTCGTCTCGATGTACTTCATGATCGCCGGCTGGGGCCACGAGGGGCGCCAGCGGGCCGCGCTGATGTTCTTCCTCTACACCCTCTTGGGGAGCCTGCCGCTGCTGCTCGCCATCCTGGGCCTCTACCTGGGCAGCGACCCGAACACCTTCGACATGCGCGCGCTCATCACGGACCCACCCCTCTCGGGGCTCGCGGCGACGCTGGCCCTCCTCGCGATGCTGGTGACTTTCGCCGTCAAGATCCCCGTCTTCCCCCTCCACACCTGGCTCCCGGCCGCCCACGTCGAGGCGCCAACCGCCGGGAGCGTGATCCTGGCGGGCGTGATGCTGAAGTTCGGCACCTACGGTCTCGTCCGCTTCGCGCTGCAGATGACCCCGGAGGCCTTCCGCAGCCTGGCGGTCGTGGTCCTCGCCTTCGGCGTCTTCAGCGCGCTCTACGGGGCGTTCGCGGCGCTGGCGCAGACGGACCTGAAGCGCCTGGTCGCCTACACGAGCGTCAACCACATGGGCTACGTGGTCGTGGGGGTGGCGGTGGCCGCGGCGGCGGCCGACCCCGGGGCACGCACTCTGGCCCTGGACGGAGCGGTGCTGCAGATGGTGAGCCACGGCGTCGTCACCGGCGCTCTCTTCCTGCTGGTCGGCATGATCCAGGACCGCGCCCACACCCGCGAGATGGGCGAGCTCGGCGGGCTGCTCAAGGTCGTACCGGTTTTAGGATGGTCTTTCGTGCTGGCCGCGTTCGCCTCGCTGGGGCTGCCGGGCCTGGCGCACTTCCCGGCGGAGTTCCAGATCTTCCTCGGCACCCTGCGGGTCTACCCAGCCGCCGTGGTCGTGGTGCTCGGCATCGTGGTGACCGCCGGCCTGTACCTGAAGGCGATCCAGAGCGCCTTCCTCGGTGAAGCCCCGGAGCGGTGGCGCGGGATGAAGGACATGGACGCCCGCGAGAGGCTCGCGGCGGCGCCGCTGCTCGCGCTGACGGTCCTGATCGGGGTGGCCCCCTTCGTGGTGCTCGAAGTGATCCACCGCACGACCCAGGGGCTCTAG
- a CDS encoding NADH-quinone oxidoreductase subunit N, with protein MARDLSLLAPEMAVLLTAVGALIFEMLRLPKVSLPFTVVGLLVAATLTVPLLGTETAVFGGTFRVDPLSQWAKLALLPATALVTLLARTEVRDTDREGTVYSLLSFTALGALVLAGAGDVMFLVLGVLLSSLGSFALVAYPRDDRATEAAMKFFVFGSVTGAVMTFGLTYWFGATGSTLLGALDRLEDAPLAAAFGLVVVVAGLGYKASLVPFHFWAPDAYDGAPVSVAAFLSVVPKTGAIFALAQLARDLPTGTGWPLLLAGVAALTMTYGNLAALVQENVVRLLAYSSIAQSGYFLLAIVAVGESGLALPALVVFAAAYAAMNVGAFAIVALAGRTLGEFTGIGRSNPAAGVAMVIFLVSLVGIPPLGGFVGKFLLFGAAMDAGFLWLAVVGILNSVLSLGVYLRIIVPMYRRPKEAAAPEPLVRAVWMMALVATVAVGLAAQILLGRIA; from the coding sequence ATGGCACGCGACCTCTCGCTGCTCGCCCCGGAGATGGCGGTCCTCCTGACCGCGGTGGGCGCCCTGATCTTCGAGATGCTGCGCCTCCCCAAAGTGTCCCTGCCGTTCACCGTGGTCGGGCTGCTCGTCGCCGCCACCCTCACCGTCCCCCTGCTCGGCACCGAAACGGCCGTCTTCGGAGGCACCTTCCGCGTCGACCCTCTGAGCCAGTGGGCGAAGCTCGCGCTCCTGCCGGCGACGGCGCTCGTCACGCTCCTCGCCAGGACGGAGGTCCGCGACACCGACCGGGAGGGGACGGTCTACAGCCTGCTCTCCTTCACGGCCCTGGGGGCGCTCGTGCTCGCCGGGGCCGGAGACGTGATGTTCCTGGTGCTCGGCGTCCTGCTCTCTTCTCTGGGCTCCTTCGCCCTCGTCGCCTACCCCCGCGACGACCGCGCCACCGAGGCGGCGATGAAGTTCTTCGTCTTCGGCTCGGTGACGGGAGCAGTGATGACCTTTGGGCTCACCTACTGGTTCGGCGCGACGGGCTCGACCCTGCTCGGGGCGCTGGACCGCCTGGAGGACGCTCCGCTCGCGGCGGCCTTCGGGCTCGTAGTGGTGGTCGCGGGGCTGGGCTACAAGGCGTCGCTCGTCCCGTTCCACTTCTGGGCCCCCGACGCCTACGACGGAGCCCCCGTCTCCGTAGCCGCCTTCCTCTCGGTCGTCCCGAAGACGGGGGCGATCTTCGCCCTCGCCCAGCTCGCGCGCGACCTGCCGACCGGCACCGGCTGGCCGCTTCTCCTCGCCGGCGTCGCCGCGCTCACCATGACCTACGGCAACCTCGCGGCCCTGGTGCAGGAGAACGTGGTGCGGCTTCTGGCCTACTCTTCCATCGCGCAGTCCGGGTACTTCCTGCTCGCGATCGTCGCCGTCGGCGAGAGCGGGCTCGCCCTCCCGGCGCTCGTCGTCTTCGCCGCGGCCTACGCCGCGATGAACGTGGGAGCGTTCGCGATCGTCGCGCTCGCCGGGAGGACGCTCGGGGAGTTCACGGGGATCGGGAGGAGCAACCCGGCGGCGGGGGTGGCGATGGTGATCTTCCTGGTCTCGCTCGTCGGCATCCCCCCTCTGGGCGGGTTCGTGGGCAAGTTCCTTCTCTTCGGCGCCGCGATGGACGCTGGCTTCCTCTGGCTCGCCGTGGTCGGCATCCTCAACAGCGTCCTCTCCTTGGGCGTGTACCTCCGCATCATCGTCCCCATGTACCGCAGACCCAAAGAAGCAGCGGCCCCGGAGCCCCTGGTCCGGGCGGTCTGGATGATGGCGCTCGTCGCCACCGTGGCCGTGGGCCTCGCCGCACAGATCCTGCTGGGACGAATCGCGTGA
- a CDS encoding rhodanese-like domain-containing protein, translating into MKRLLFVVALLSIPLVAGCGSEAPSGPDGSPPTSVSGESVTVPGGTYTRVSAEELKALLESEDFPLVNVHIPFEGDIPGTDLSIPYDEIEHNLDRLPGKDAKIVLYCRSGSMSTEAAQRLVQLGYENVWELEGGMNAWRAAGYQLEGT; encoded by the coding sequence TTGAAGCGTCTGCTGTTCGTCGTGGCACTACTGAGCATCCCGCTCGTCGCCGGTTGTGGCAGCGAAGCCCCATCCGGCCCGGACGGCTCCCCTCCCACCAGCGTCAGCGGAGAGAGCGTCACCGTACCCGGCGGCACATATACCCGCGTCTCGGCGGAGGAGTTGAAGGCGTTGCTGGAGAGCGAGGACTTCCCACTGGTGAACGTCCACATCCCCTTCGAGGGCGACATCCCGGGCACCGACCTCTCCATCCCCTACGACGAGATCGAGCACAATCTGGACAGACTCCCTGGGAAGGACGCGAAGATCGTTCTCTACTGCCGCAGCGGGAGCATGAGCACGGAGGCCGCCCAGAGGCTGGTGCAGCTGGGCTACGAGAACGTCTGGGAGCTGGAGGGGGGTATGAACGCCTGGAGAGCGGCCGGATACCAACTGGAAGGAACCTGA
- a CDS encoding SHOCT domain-containing protein, translating to MMGGFDGGMMGGWGILGWLWMLIPLILWGGLLAFIAWAVVRALPGQRVGEGGSPGGGLRPAEEILRERFARGEIDAREYEERLRVLRGETPAEEDHTSSERR from the coding sequence ATGATGGGTGGATTCGACGGCGGAATGATGGGCGGCTGGGGAATCCTCGGGTGGCTGTGGATGCTGATCCCCCTGATTTTATGGGGTGGGCTTCTGGCCTTCATCGCCTGGGCGGTCGTCAGGGCCCTTCCGGGCCAGCGCGTCGGCGAGGGCGGATCTCCGGGAGGTGGTCTGCGTCCGGCCGAGGAGATCCTGAGGGAGCGCTTCGCCCGCGGCGAGATAGACGCCCGGGAATACGAGGAGCGGCTCCGGGTCTTGAGGGGAGAGACGCCCGCAGAAGAAGATCACACGTCCTCCGAGCGACGCTAG
- a CDS encoding multicopper oxidase family protein — protein sequence MRRPGLSRREFLGIAGMAAGALALGGCGPFSGGGRDLPGSPQARRTGETREHLLRAAPLEFEAGGQRLLTWGYEGDVPGPEIRLKEGDTLRVRLRNELPEETTIHWHGLPVPNAMDGVPGVTQRPISPGEEFVYEFVVPVAGTYIYHSHVGLQLDRGLYGALIVEPAKENLDYDREYVLVLDDWLDGAGGTPEDALRRLRDSGGMMGGGMGGATLEYPLYLVNGRPPEDPATFEVRRGERVRLRLVNPSAETVFRFAAGGHRLTVTHADGQPVEPVTVDALRIGMGERYDVVFEADNPGVHQLTAAPEGKEGLARALLRYRESAASSPPPADLLPKELRGKLLTYADLKDARERSFPEDTLLGGPDRVYRLTLSGGHGSYAWAIDGQLYPDADLLEVREGEWVRFELQNHSMMVHPMHLHGHFFQLRNDTGRGPFKDTALVEPHMGHLAFDFVADNPGEWFFHCHNAYHLETGMARVVSYGGS from the coding sequence ATGAGAAGGCCCGGGCTGAGCCGCCGCGAGTTCCTCGGGATCGCGGGCATGGCCGCCGGCGCCCTCGCCCTCGGCGGCTGCGGTCCGTTCTCCGGTGGGGGACGGGATCTCCCCGGCTCTCCCCAGGCAAGGAGGACGGGCGAGACGCGGGAGCACCTCCTGCGGGCCGCCCCGTTGGAGTTCGAGGCCGGAGGCCAGCGCCTCCTCACCTGGGGCTACGAAGGAGACGTCCCCGGCCCGGAGATAAGGCTCAAAGAAGGCGACACCCTGCGCGTCAGGTTGCGCAACGAGCTGCCAGAGGAGACGACCATCCACTGGCACGGCCTGCCGGTACCCAACGCCATGGACGGCGTCCCGGGCGTGACCCAGCGGCCCATAAGCCCCGGCGAGGAGTTCGTCTACGAGTTCGTAGTGCCCGTCGCGGGCACCTACATCTACCACTCCCACGTCGGGCTCCAGCTCGACCGCGGGCTCTACGGCGCCCTCATCGTGGAGCCGGCCAAAGAGAACCTCGACTACGACCGCGAGTACGTCCTGGTGCTCGACGACTGGCTCGACGGCGCCGGAGGGACACCGGAGGACGCCCTCCGGCGGCTCCGGGATTCCGGCGGCATGATGGGTGGCGGCATGGGCGGCGCCACCCTCGAGTATCCGCTCTACCTCGTCAACGGGCGCCCACCGGAAGACCCCGCGACGTTCGAGGTCCGCAGGGGCGAGAGGGTGCGGCTGCGTCTGGTGAACCCCTCGGCGGAGACCGTCTTCCGCTTCGCGGCCGGCGGGCACCGCCTCACCGTCACCCACGCCGACGGTCAGCCCGTCGAGCCCGTGACGGTGGACGCGCTCAGGATCGGCATGGGCGAGCGCTACGACGTGGTCTTCGAGGCCGACAACCCCGGCGTACACCAGCTCACCGCCGCTCCCGAGGGCAAGGAGGGCCTGGCCCGCGCCCTCCTGCGCTACCGGGAGAGCGCCGCGAGCTCGCCGCCCCCTGCAGACCTCCTGCCCAAAGAACTCAGAGGCAAGCTCCTCACCTACGCCGATCTCAAGGACGCCCGGGAGCGTTCGTTCCCCGAAGACACCCTCCTCGGCGGTCCGGACAGGGTCTATCGGCTCACGCTCTCCGGCGGGCACGGAAGCTACGCGTGGGCCATAGACGGCCAGCTCTATCCGGACGCCGATCTCCTCGAAGTCCGCGAGGGCGAGTGGGTGCGCTTCGAGCTGCAGAACCACAGCATGATGGTCCACCCCATGCACCTGCACGGACACTTCTTCCAGCTCCGCAACGACACCGGGCGCGGCCCCTTCAAGGACACCGCGCTCGTCGAGCCGCACATGGGGCACCTCGCCTTCGACTTCGTCGCGGACAACCCGGGAGAGTGGTTCTTCCACTGCCACAACGCCTACCACCTGGAGACCGGCATGGCCCGCGTGGTCTCCTATGGGGGATCCTGA